In Candidatus Neptunochlamydia vexilliferae, the sequence AAAACACTTTAAAGAAGTTGGACTTCAGGTTTTTGAGAAGCCAAGAAGAGCCTCAGGGCTAAAAAGAAGTGAAAAGGAAAAAGCTGAGCTTTTCGAACAAATTGGGAGGCTTAAGATGGAAATAGAATGGCTTAAAAAAAAATTAGCTATATTGACCTAGTTAAGAGAAGATCACTTGTAAACCCTGAAGACGAGTGTTTTTCCCAACGAAAACAATGTGAACTACTTAGTGTATGGCGCTCAGGCTTGTACTATCAATCTTGAGGGCCAAGCCAAGAGGACTTGCAGTTAATGAGAGCAATCGATGAGCAGTATCTTAAAACCCCTTTCTACGGTAGGCGTAGAATGACTTTAGAGATTGTCAAAGTCAAGGAAAATTCCATAGGTATCGATGAGATAAATTCCATAGATCTACATAAAAATATTTTTACTCCCCCCTCTTACTTGTAATATCCTTA encodes:
- a CDS encoding transposase; its protein translation is MAKKRKTYSAEFKLKAVLEILKEDKTASQLAGELEVNPMVLAGWKKHFKEVGLQVFEKPRRASGLKRSEKEKAELFEQIGRLKMEIEWLKKKLAILT